The genomic stretch GAGACTACGAATGGCTGCCTAAAGACCAGAATTTCCTAAACCTAAAAGCAGGTTGGGGGAATCAATCTTTAAACCTAGAATATCAACTGGACTTTTTAGATGAAACGGTTTTTGCTTATGGCCCTGATGCCCGCTTGGAGGTACTGGATCAGGAATTTATCACCAGCCGCTGGATGCATAGACTCAGCGGAAGATGGGATTCCAATTCCACCTTTGGACTGACCTGGCAGGGAGCATTTACCGACTACAGCAGAGAAAGCCAGACTTGGGTAAGCAATGTCCGAACAGGTGAGCATTATCAGTCACAGGCTCCGGGAGCCAATACTACAATAGACTACAATGGATTCAGCTGGAGAATGATCGGTGATTGGAAAATTGCTGACAGATTCAAACTTCAGCCGGGAATCGATCTGAATACGGAGTCTGGCTCCGGAGAAAGAATTGAAGAAAATGAAGGGATTCAGGATTATGCGGTATTTCTGTCTGGAGAATGGTCGCCTTTATCTTCGGTAAAAATCAAACCCGGTCTCCGCAAAAGCTGGAATTCTGCTTACGATGCTCCAGCATTGATACCTTCTTTGAACACGAAGTTTGCGCTGAATGAAAATCTGGATCTGAGAGTAGCGTATGCAAATGGTTTCAGAGCCCCTTCTATCCGTGAATTGTATTTCAACTTCTTTGACGCAAGTCACAGCATCACAGGAAACCCAGACCTGAAAGCCGAAACTTCAAACAGTTTCAACGGCTCACTGGACTGGAAAGCGCAACTGAAGCCAGAATGGAGAATTTCTACTGTCTTAGGAGCTTTCTACAACGATGTGAAAGACCGCATCACATATGGTCAGGATCCCAGCAATATCCAAGTCACTACGCTTTTCAATGTAGAGCGATACAAAACCGCTGGTTTCACGCTGAACCATACGGAAAGCTTCAAGAATCTTTCGGCAAACATAGGTTTCTCCTATATCGGCAGGTACAATTTGCTTTCGGAGGAACAAACGGTAGTTCCAGAAATGAGCTGGACTCCAGAGGTAAATACAAACCTGACTTATCAGATTTTGCCATGGAGAAGCACAGCAACACTTTTCTACAAATATACAGGAGCACTTCCTGGCTATGAAACTGTGACGGATTCTGACGGAAATCCCTCTGCCAGAGAAATCATGCTGGACGGATATCACTGGATGGATATTTCATTCAAAAAGGATTTTGGAAAGCATCTCTCTGTCAATGCCGGAGCCAGAAACATCTTAGATGTAAAACAAATCAGTAGCACTTCCGCAGGCGGAGACGCCCATGGAGGTGGAGCCCAAAGACCTGTAGGCTACGGAAGATCATATTTCCTTGGCCTCACCTATCAATTAAATAAATAACTAATTCTCCAAACTTAAACATAATGAAACAGTATCGATTTCTAACTCTTACAGCCCTATTGGCTGGCGTAACGCTCCTTTCATCTTGCAATGATGATGATGCTCCAGAACCAGTAATTATACCACCCACTGAATCCGGTCTGATCGAAGTAGATGGTGGCGGAGCTACCTATCCAAATACAGCTTACATCCAGTTCCGTACCGGAACACAAACCGCGGTAGCCAGAGAATCTTGGGATCTTGCCTTTGCTGCGGGATCTGACTTCAAAGTCCTGATCAACGGCACCACGGGCGCCATGACTTCTGCTACCGGAGAAACTGATATCAATGCAGTATCCGCTGAGGATATGAGTGCAGCGGACTCGGCTGCCCTTGTTTTGACCCACACTAACCTTGTTGGAATAGAACATGTGGACGATGCGTCTAACCCGCTTTCGAGTCCAGCGATTTCCGCAATAAGTGCTACGGAAGGAAGTAATGAAGTTTATATTCTTTCACGAGGTGCCAGCGCAGTCGATGCAAAACCTCTTAAGAAAATCAGAATCATCAGAAACGGTGAAGGCTATACGCTTCAGCATGCGGATGCAGATGCTGCTACTTTTACCTCGGTAGATATTACGAAGGACAGCGATCTAAATTTTGTTTATTTCAGCTTTGAAAATGGAATTGTTGATGTAGAGCCTGGTAAAGCTGCATGGGATATTGTTTGGACAGCAGGCACATCTTCTACTCCATTTCCTCAAGCCACAAATGGGACTTTGGCTTACTTCTATCAGGATCTGGTTTTTCACAATATATATGGCGGATCAGCTGTCGCAGAAGTACTCGAAGAGGACATTGCTTATGAAAGCTTTACGGAACAAGAAGCTCAAGTCTTGACTTTCAGTACAACTGATAGGCTTACTATCGGTTCAAATTGGAGAACAACAATGCCATCTCCAGGAGAAATCAAACAAGATCGATATTACATAGTAAAAGACACCGAAGAGAACATCTACAAAGTTAGATTCCTATCTCTAACAAAAGACGGAGAACGAGGCAGACCAAGCTTAGAATTTGAGCTTGTCTCCGAAGAATAATAGCAACAATTAGGTTCAATATTTCGGAAAGGCCAAGGGCGGCAAAAGCTGTTCTTGGTTTTTTTGTTTTTAACCACTGAGAGCACAGAGAATAACACAGAGGGCACAAATTAACCGTTTACTTACTTACTATTATTCTGCTTTTTCACGCGCTGGAAATTTCCTTCCGATTTCTTTAAAATATAAAGCTGCAATTCAAAAATACTTTGCCTCAAAAGTTCACAAAGAATTCGAAAAGGGCTTAAAAGACTAAATTGCGCCCTCCGCGTTAACCTCTGCGAACTCTGTAGTAAGATCCATCAATCCAGCACTCGTCTCGCAAATAAAAATGCCTTTGACCAATAATTATTGCTCAGGTAATCCTCCGACACTCCAAGTGAGGTAGAAGAATGTATAAATCGTACATCTCCACGTGGAGTTTCCGTCACAATTCCCGAGTGGGTGACTTGCTTCCTCCTTTTGCCTGTGGCAAAAAACAAGACATCCCCAGGCCTGATCTCATTGGTACGGATACTTTTGCCCATTTTACTTTGATCTGCTGAGATCCTTGGCATCGTAACTCCAACGGAATAAAAAGAATGATAAACTAAAGCGGAGCAATCCATTCCTGCCCGGGTGGTACCGCCATAGCGGTAAGGAGTTCCTGTATAACTTCTGGCAGTTTGGATGACGGTGTTGAAAGGCTCACTGGATGCTTTTCTTTTGGATGCGCAAGAGGTTGCAAGCATCAATCCCAAAACGAGAAAAAAAGCGGTAAAACGGAATTCTTTGCGCAGCATAGTGGTTTTTGTTCCTTCAAGTATAAGATGAAGCCGATCAGGAATCAACCTTTTTTCTTCAAAAAAGTGAATGTTTCCTTAACTTCACGGGCACAAACCTAGATTATGAGCAAAGAAGAATTCTCCAATCTTCCTTTCCACAAAAAAATAGCTACCCTCTACACCGAAGGCACCTTCGTTGTGGCTATCCGCTATTATAAGCATAAGGTGAATCTCTATTTGCTGGAGAATGAATACGTGGAGGTCTTCTACAATCACAAGCAGGACAAAATCGACAAGATTGACTTTTTGCCCCGAGATCATACAAGAATGAAGTTCTATCTGGATCAGATTAAGCTGGCGTAGTATGCTGGCGCACGCAAAGCTTCTAGACAACATCAAATATTGTTTATTTTAACACAAGTAGCATCAGGCTAATCGCAGTCGTTGTCAGGCTGAGCGAAGTCGAAGCCCTATTAATTACATAAACTTCAAGCTTCTCTTTTTTTGTGTGATGTATTATTCTTGCATTCAGCTAATCCTTTCAACCTATCCCACTCACCATCAATCATAGCTAGTTTTTTCTTCTACTCCATCCTTTGATTTGTTTTTCGAAGGCAATTGCTTGGTGGATTTCTTGAAATTCCTGAAAAAAGACAAGCTCTAAAGGCCTTCTCTTTGCAGTATAGCATAGGGGATCAAAGCCAAAGTTATGTTCAGCCAATCGCCTATCTAAATTATTTGTAACTCCTGTGTAGAAAGTGGTATCGAAGCATTTAAGAATGTAAACAAAATAGTTTTTCATAAGTCAAGCCATTTTCAATCTTCATAGTAATCCTATTCTCCAAATATGTTTTTAGTAAAAGAAGAGGTGTTCAACTCCTCTAAAACAGACACAAGAAACTCGCTATCACTTACCCTACCATACAGACTACATCTTTAAGCAACATCCTCACGGGAGAATATTCTAATGAAAGTCTCCCAAAGTATTGACTGGTCAATCTAAGCAGTATTCTTGTCTTAGAATATGAAATTGAATATCTAACAACTGTCAGGCTGAGCGAACTCGAAGCTCACCAACTTAAAGTGGAATCATGTCCTCGACTTCGCTCGGACTGACAATAAATCAGATATCCTGTTGGGCTAATCCACATATAATTTAAACAAATCCTTCTCCCTTCACGAAAAATTCAAGTAATTCGTATCGTAAATTTTTATACCCATGAAGAGAAAAATTGCCCTGGTGACTGGTGGATATACTGGAGAATCTGTGATTTCGCTGAAAAGTGCCGCTGTGGTGGAAAAGACCATCGATCGTGATCTTTACGACGTTTACAAAATCCTGATTTATCCTGGAGATTGGCATTTTCTTTCCGTTTCTGGAGAAAAAATCCCGGTAGACCTGAATGACTTCAGCATCCGGATTGGAGATGATAAAATCACTTTTGACGGAGTCTTCAACATCCTTCATGGTTCACCGGGAGAAGACGGTAAACTTGCAGGCTATTTCGATATGATCGGCCTTCCTTATACTACTTGCGACCAACTGAGTTCTGCTATCACGATGAACAAGGGTTACACCAAAGCCATTGTGGATGACATCGAGGAGCTTCACATTGCCAAGTCACTTCAACTTTTTGAAAATTCAGCAGCAAATCTCCAGCGGGTGGAAGATGAGTTGACATTACCGCTTTTCATCAAGCCTAACAACGGTGGAAGCTCTATAGGAATGAGTAAGGTAAAAACCTGGGAAGAATTGCCGGAAGCCTTGGAAAAAGCTTTTGCAGAGGACAAACAGGTCTTGGTGGAAGAATTCATATCCGGTCGTGAATTCTCAATCGGCAGCTATAAGGGAAAAGGAGAAATCACCGTCCTTCCAGCAACTGAGATCGTCAGCAGCAAAGAGTTTTTTGACTTCGAAGCCAAATACGTAGCAGGAGTCACCAATGAAATCACCCCAGGGAGAATGAATGAAGAAGAGATCGCCCGGGTTAATCGTATCATTCCGAAGATATACGCTAAACTCAACTGCAAAGGAGCAATCAGGGTAGATTACTTCCTCCAACATGAGACAGGGAAATTTTACTTTATAGAAGTAAATACCGTTCCCGGCCAAACTGAAACCAGCTTGATCTCCCAGCAAGTGAAAGCTGTAGGAATGGAAGTGAAGGATTTCTATACCGAGCTGATAGAGGAGATGTTTTCATATTAAACATTATAAAAACCTTTATCTATAGTTAGTCCTGATCTTGAATTCAATTTTTTTTTCCTATCATTATTCAAATCATATTAACTCTCGGATTCTAATTTGAAGGATAGTTGTCGGTACCTAGGATTTTAACTCTTGGAATGCTCTTTGAGGTATTTAAATCTTGTAACTATTATTAGTTCGTGGGGTTGTCTTTAACATCCGAAAGCAGAATAGGAATCAACCCTTTCCGGTAACTACCGTACAACAATTTCCCCATTACAGGGATTTTTTGTCAGCGAACTTCATCTTAAAATCTTAATTTATATGAAGAATTCTATCTTAATTATGGCCTTTTTAGGACTTCTTGTAAGCTGCGGCCCTTCAGAAGAGAAAGAAGGAAAAATGAGAAATCTGGTTACTGAATGGAAGAACACATCTGATAAACTCATTAGTCTGTCTGAAAAAATCGGCGATCAGACATTTTTATTAGAATCCAAAGAAGAGGGCTCAGGTGTTATCGAGATTGATATCAATGGTGAGCAAAGTAATTGCGAGGACGAATATTCCGCTATGAATGAGGAAATTAGTGCCTTTATAGAGGAATGGAAAGTTAATTCTTTTCAAGTTGATGAGCTCACGGGTAAAATGTCTACAGGAAAATGGACTGCGGAAGATGATGAAAGTTTGGAGTCGCTCGATCAGGAGGCTAAAGAGGCTGATCTAACCATAGAGCAATGGCTGGTAGATTTGGAAGAACTGCGCAAAAAATGTGATATCAATCCAGAGAATACGAATTCATAAAATCCATAGCAACACCATTTTCAGGTAATGAAACACTAAGGATACAAGAATAAAGGCTTCCGAAAAATCGGAAGCCTTTGTTTTTATAGTTCGAATGCTTTTTTGATCCTATCCACGTAGTCCAGTTTTTCCCAAGTGAATAACTCAACGTCAAGTTTGATCTCATCCCTATAAGGAGAATAGAAGGTCTTCGTGACCACCTCGTTAGTTCTTCCCATGTGTCCATAAGCAGCTGTTTCCTCATAGATAGGATTTCTAAGCTTCAAGCGCTGCTCGATCGCATAAGGACGCATATCGAAGAGCTCTTCTATTTTCTTCGCTATTGCACCATCGTTCATATCTACTTTGGCAGTTCCATAGGTATTGATGTAAATACCCATTGGCTTAGCCACTCCAATAGCGTAAGACACCTGTACCAAAACCTCATCTGCAAGACCAGCTGCTACCATATTCTTGGCAATATGGCGCGTAGCATAAGCAGCAGAGCGGTCAACTTTTGAAGGATCTTTTCCGGAGAATGCCCCTCCACCGTGAGCACCTTTGCCGCCATAGGTATCTACTATGATTTTTCTACCTGTCAAACCTGTATCCCCGTGCGGTCCACCGATAACAAACTTTCCGGTTGGGTTGATGTGGTATTTAATCTCAGAAGTAAATAGTTTCTGGATTTCTGGCTTTAGCTTAGCAACTACTCTAGGGATCAAGATAGAAATGATATCAGACTTGATTTTGGCAAGCATTTTTTCTTCCTCGTCAAAGTCATCGTGCTGAGTAGAAACCACAATTGCTTCGATCCGCTGCGGAACATTTTCATCGCTGTATTCTATGGTGACCTGTGCCTTAGAATCAGGGCGTATATAGGTGATATCTTTATTTTCTCTTCTCAAATCAGCCAATTCACGCAGGATCATATGCGAAAGATCCAACGCCAAAGGCATGTAGTTTTCAGTTTCGTTGGTAGCATACCCGAACATCATTCCCTGATCACCTGCACCTTGCTCCTCTGGACTCTGACGGACTACGCCTTGGTTGATCTCTGAAGACTGCTCATGGATAGCAGAAAGCACCCCGCAGGAATTTCCCTCAAACATGTACTCACTCTTCGTATAACCGATTCTATTGATCACATCACGTGCTATTTTCTGCACATCAAGGTAAATATCCGAATTAACCTCCCCAGCCAAAATCACCTGGCCGGTGGTCACGAGAGTTTCACAGGCTACTTTAGAATTTGGGTCGAAGGCTAAAAAATTGTCAATTAACGCGTCAGAGATTTGATCTGCGATTTTATCCGGATGCCCCTCAGAAACGGACTCTGAGGTAAATAGATATGCCATAAATAAATGTTGGTAATGCGTAATTTTAAGGAAGCCCAAAAATACGGGAACTGGGGGAAATAAAAAATTGAAAAACTAGGTCAGTTTTAAAGCACGCATAATTTATTCTCATGACTTAAAAATTGTGTAACTTATGATTGCGTTTAAAGAAGATTAGAAATCACTACTCTAGTGAGCATTATGAAAAATCTACCTTTTTTAATATTGATTCTTCTGCTCTTAGGTTGCTCGGAAGAAATAGAAGAGCCAGAACCATTTGAGCCACTTCCCATCGGGTCATATTGTAATCCCAAGGACATTTGCTGCTATGACCTGAGCGACAAAGAAGGAGCTTATGATTTGTATAGTAGCTGGGAGTTTGCAGGCTTTCAAGATGTCACCACCGATCATGAAACATTAGACAACCTAACTTGTCTTGCAAGAATAGCAGTATTTGCGCTTGGAGGAGAAGATTACGAAAATTTATTCAAAGTAACGCTTCAGTTCTCTAAAGAGGGCTCCAAATTGTCAGAATGCAAAGATTTGGCTGCTTTCAACCTCAGGACATTTTCAAATAAAATCACAGGGTGCTATTCCAGCAGTAATGAAGAAAACCTATCAATGGTTGCTCCCGAAAAAGGAATAGAATTTATACCTAATAATAACGCTTCAAACACATTCCCTGTACTAGGATTTGAAGCTGACTTTTTAAAAGCAATCGAGTCGGTAGAATCCTACGAAATTAAAAGCAACAAGCTCTATTTGACATCTAAAGGGATAAACGAAAAACTCCTTTTTATCGCTATTGAAGAATGACTTAATCGAGGAGGACTCATATTTTTTTAAAATTTTCTTCCTAATACTTACGGCTCATAAAAATAAACCGAAAGAATAATCAGAACCGCATTATATGCACATGAAACAATATCGAGAACCAGATCCCATGGCTTAAACGGATATAACTAAGAATCAATCCTAAGAAAAACTGAGCTGCTACCAGAAAAGGGATTCAGTAAAAGTGGTCTACTAATTCAAAATTAGAAAAGTTCCCCACATGGATTAGAGCGAAGAAAATTGAGGACGTATAGACAACAAATTTGAGATTCGGCAGTCGATGACGAAATACTTTTATAAGTAGATAAACTAGGTAAACAATAAATACAGCTGTTACATACCATTGTTGACTAATCAATAGAATAGACATACCTAATCCCCACCAAATAGATGTTATTTTTAAGTCAAGGTGAAGTCTGAAAATCGGTTCCTCTAATAAAGGTGCCAAGAAAAGAGCTCCAATAACTACCAACCATTTGTTTTCAGCCAGCATTTCCTCCAGAATTGAATCAAACTGATCCACACCCAACCATTCTAGCAAAACAGATAAGGGAATTACCAAAGCCAATGCAACCACTAGCAAAACAAAAAAACTTTTTGCCGACATCTTAGTGTAGGACTCAGGCTTAATTGGATTTTTTAAGAATGCTAGAAAATCTTAAAAAACAGGCTGAGGCATTTGAAAGAGTACTGTGTCAGTGAAAAACAATTAAACACCCACTATTTACTAAAGAATACTTAGTCAACCAATCTAAATTAAATTTTTTAACTTCTTCTTCTCAAATCTTAAGGATAGAAATAAAATAGCCGCAAATCCTAAATATAAAAATCCTGCTGTCCATTTGCTGACATCAAAAAAGCCCTAAGACGAGAAAATCATACACTACTTTGGTAAATAGAAGAACATAAGCGGCATTCAATGCAAAAACAAGCATTAGAATCCACGTAAACCCATTAGTGATTCTGTCCATCCTGATTACCTATTACTTCTTGAGATGGCTCACCTCTTAATCCTCTTTTGAATTCATCCCAGTTTGCGAAAAAGTAGGATGCAACTAAAAAAGAAACTGTAAATACTAAAGTTTTAACAAGTGCAGAATTTTTCATGCCATTGACTTTAAAATAAAAAACTTTTTCAATTTAAAAAACTAGTCAACAATTGCAAAAAATAAACTTGACTTCTTCACCAAGCCCTCGGCAATCTCATTCATCGCTTTGACTTCGTATTCGAAGTCACCTTAGAGTATTAAATATTTCTTGATTTCAGATTATATAAGCCTGCAAGTTGCAAGAGCACCATCTGATTCGTTTGAAAAACATAAATCACATAATACGAACCTAACTAATTTTTCAAATAAAATACCTCGAGATTTGTCAAGTGTCCGACTCTTACTTTCTCTTCACCAAGCCCTCAGTAATCTCATTCATCGCTTTGACTTTGTATTCGAAGTCACCTTTAAGGGTTTCACGGTAAGCATTTAAGTTATCCAACAAATCATCCAATTCCTCTGGAAGTACATCTTCCAACAGTTGACGAAGTCGCTTGGCAGCTGTGGGGGATTTTCCGTTGGTACTGATCGCCACTTTCAAATTGCCTTTGGTGACAATTCCGCCTAGGTAGAAATCACATAAATCCGGGGTATC from Algoriphagus sp. NG3 encodes the following:
- a CDS encoding TonB-dependent receptor, which produces MRRFDLNKRFAIFSLLLLAMPLWTQAQTAMIGKVVDEKGDGIPHATIWLENATGEVADEEGNFTLKQLPKKLKISAVGFETIVANWPVGSITATFSLATTISDLETVVVTGSFEPQSAKQSVYQVRTIGSEVIQNRAPSNIQEVLNTELGIRFSQDNALGSSNMELLGMSGQNVKILIDGIPMVGRQGTSNEININQIDINRIERVEIVEGPMSVVYGADALAGVINIITKSDDAEKFDLKARVQEETVGNEYSPFDGKGTHIRSVTGSYRLKNWDFGASFSQNNFGGWKGEKTGRDYEWLPKDQNFLNLKAGWGNQSLNLEYQLDFLDETVFAYGPDARLEVLDQEFITSRWMHRLSGRWDSNSTFGLTWQGAFTDYSRESQTWVSNVRTGEHYQSQAPGANTTIDYNGFSWRMIGDWKIADRFKLQPGIDLNTESGSGERIEENEGIQDYAVFLSGEWSPLSSVKIKPGLRKSWNSAYDAPALIPSLNTKFALNENLDLRVAYANGFRAPSIRELYFNFFDASHSITGNPDLKAETSNSFNGSLDWKAQLKPEWRISTVLGAFYNDVKDRITYGQDPSNIQVTTLFNVERYKTAGFTLNHTESFKNLSANIGFSYIGRYNLLSEEQTVVPEMSWTPEVNTNLTYQILPWRSTATLFYKYTGALPGYETVTDSDGNPSAREIMLDGYHWMDISFKKDFGKHLSVNAGARNILDVKQISSTSAGGDAHGGGAQRPVGYGRSYFLGLTYQLNK
- a CDS encoding HmuY family protein, with amino-acid sequence MKQYRFLTLTALLAGVTLLSSCNDDDAPEPVIIPPTESGLIEVDGGGATYPNTAYIQFRTGTQTAVARESWDLAFAAGSDFKVLINGTTGAMTSATGETDINAVSAEDMSAADSAALVLTHTNLVGIEHVDDASNPLSSPAISAISATEGSNEVYILSRGASAVDAKPLKKIRIIRNGEGYTLQHADADAATFTSVDITKDSDLNFVYFSFENGIVDVEPGKAAWDIVWTAGTSSTPFPQATNGTLAYFYQDLVFHNIYGGSAVAEVLEEDIAYESFTEQEAQVLTFSTTDRLTIGSNWRTTMPSPGEIKQDRYYIVKDTEENIYKVRFLSLTKDGERGRPSLEFELVSEE
- a CDS encoding C40 family peptidase, which encodes MLRKEFRFTAFFLVLGLMLATSCASKRKASSEPFNTVIQTARSYTGTPYRYGGTTRAGMDCSALVYHSFYSVGVTMPRISADQSKMGKSIRTNEIRPGDVLFFATGKRRKQVTHSGIVTETPRGDVRFIHSSTSLGVSEDYLSNNYWSKAFLFARRVLD
- a CDS encoding GIY-YIG nuclease family protein, with amino-acid sequence MKNYFVYILKCFDTTFYTGVTNNLDRRLAEHNFGFDPLCYTAKRRPLELVFFQEFQEIHQAIAFEKQIKGWSRRKN
- a CDS encoding D-alanine--D-alanine ligase; protein product: MKRKIALVTGGYTGESVISLKSAAVVEKTIDRDLYDVYKILIYPGDWHFLSVSGEKIPVDLNDFSIRIGDDKITFDGVFNILHGSPGEDGKLAGYFDMIGLPYTTCDQLSSAITMNKGYTKAIVDDIEELHIAKSLQLFENSAANLQRVEDELTLPLFIKPNNGGSSIGMSKVKTWEELPEALEKAFAEDKQVLVEEFISGREFSIGSYKGKGEITVLPATEIVSSKEFFDFEAKYVAGVTNEITPGRMNEEEIARVNRIIPKIYAKLNCKGAIRVDYFLQHETGKFYFIEVNTVPGQTETSLISQQVKAVGMEVKDFYTELIEEMFSY
- the metK gene encoding methionine adenosyltransferase; its protein translation is MAYLFTSESVSEGHPDKIADQISDALIDNFLAFDPNSKVACETLVTTGQVILAGEVNSDIYLDVQKIARDVINRIGYTKSEYMFEGNSCGVLSAIHEQSSEINQGVVRQSPEEQGAGDQGMMFGYATNETENYMPLALDLSHMILRELADLRRENKDITYIRPDSKAQVTIEYSDENVPQRIEAIVVSTQHDDFDEEEKMLAKIKSDIISILIPRVVAKLKPEIQKLFTSEIKYHINPTGKFVIGGPHGDTGLTGRKIIVDTYGGKGAHGGGAFSGKDPSKVDRSAAYATRHIAKNMVAAGLADEVLVQVSYAIGVAKPMGIYINTYGTAKVDMNDGAIAKKIEELFDMRPYAIEQRLKLRNPIYEETAAYGHMGRTNEVVTKTFYSPYRDEIKLDVELFTWEKLDYVDRIKKAFEL